A genomic stretch from Puniceicoccaceae bacterium includes:
- a CDS encoding SDR family oxidoreductase translates to MSFLELNGKNILVLGVSNKRSVGWAIARALQEQGASLFLSVRDESREQAVRKFANPQAFFHCDVEHESQIEALGAALQKQGIVLHGVVHSIAYANYNPDSCKFYDTRREDYMQASQISAFSLVELSRALKPVLHAQASVVTIGISSTEVTAENYGYMAPIKASLNTMVRYLAKAFSSDSEVRFNAVNAGPLKTRASAGIPGYLKNYLYAEKLTYRKRALAVEEVANTALFLLSPRSSGINAQGIVVNAGMDFNYFDQEIIDQATRLD, encoded by the coding sequence ATGAGTTTTTTAGAACTGAACGGAAAAAACATCCTCGTCCTTGGGGTTTCAAACAAACGTAGCGTTGGCTGGGCAATTGCCCGCGCACTGCAGGAGCAAGGCGCATCGCTTTTTCTAAGCGTTAGAGATGAATCACGTGAACAGGCTGTCCGGAAGTTTGCCAACCCGCAGGCCTTTTTTCACTGTGATGTTGAGCACGAATCCCAAATCGAGGCACTGGGTGCAGCACTGCAAAAACAAGGGATTGTGCTGCACGGGGTTGTCCACTCGATCGCGTATGCGAACTACAATCCGGATTCGTGCAAATTCTACGACACCCGCAGGGAAGATTACATGCAGGCATCTCAGATTTCGGCCTTTTCCCTGGTGGAATTGAGTCGAGCCCTCAAGCCCGTCTTGCATGCTCAGGCCAGTGTTGTGACCATCGGAATCTCTTCCACCGAGGTCACTGCCGAGAACTATGGCTACATGGCACCAATCAAGGCATCGCTGAACACCATGGTGCGCTATCTCGCAAAAGCCTTCAGCTCGGACAGCGAAGTCCGCTTCAATGCTGTCAACGCAGGTCCTTTAAAAACGCGTGCTTCAGCAGGAATTCCGGGGTATTTGAAAAACTACCTCTACGCTGAAAAACTCACCTATCGGAAGCGTGCCCTTGCGGTAGAAGAAGTGGCCAACACAGCCTTGTTCCTGCTGAGTCCGCGTTCGAGTGGGATCAATGCTCAGGGTATTGTGGTGAACGCCGGAATGGATTTTAACTATTTCGACCAGGAGATTATTGACCAGGCAACCCGTCTGGATTGA
- a CDS encoding 3-hydroxyacyl-ACP dehydratase FabZ family protein, with translation MNAVKDYIPHREPFLFVDSIVEMDADHIVTRFELKPELDFFRGHYPENPLMPGVLMCEAVFQTAGILMASKQNETDPAGNTEGIASTPILTKITNARFRRMALPGDVLTIEVKPESTQGNFHMMRGKVSHADGSAIMSVDFTITLK, from the coding sequence GTGAATGCTGTTAAGGACTACATCCCGCACCGTGAACCGTTTTTGTTTGTGGACTCCATTGTGGAAATGGATGCCGACCACATTGTGACCCGATTTGAGCTGAAACCGGAGCTGGACTTTTTCCGGGGGCATTATCCAGAAAATCCGCTCATGCCGGGAGTGCTCATGTGTGAAGCGGTCTTCCAGACTGCAGGAATTCTCATGGCTTCGAAGCAGAATGAAACCGATCCTGCCGGCAACACGGAAGGCATCGCATCAACTCCGATCCTGACGAAGATTACCAATGCTCGGTTTCGCCGCATGGCATTGCCTGGAGACGTGCTGACAATTGAAGTGAAGCCCGAATCCACACAAGGCAACTTTCACATGATGCGTGGAAAAGTGAGTCATGCGGATGGTTCGGCAATCATGAGCGTTGATTTCACAATCACCCTCAAATAG